Below is a genomic region from Microbacterium esteraromaticum.
GCGCACCGTCCAGCAGATGGCTGCGCATGTGGGCTACGTGTTCCAGAACCCGAACCACCAGCTGTTCGCCAGGACGGTCACGGCCGAGCTCGAGTTCGGACCGCGCAACATCGGCATGACCGAAGAGGAGATCGGCGAGCGCGTCGCCCACGCGATCGAGTTCTTCGGCCTCGGAGACGTCGTCGACGAGCATCCGTACCGCGTCAGCTTCCCGATCCGGAAGCTGGTCGGCATCGCATCCGTCGTCGCGATGAACCCGTCGATCCTCATCCTCGACGAGCCCTCTACCGGCCAGGATCACGACACCACCCACGTCATCAACACGCTCATGCGCCGCCTTCGTGACGAGGGCACCACCGTGATCTGCGTCTCGCACGACATGCCGCTTCTCGCAGACGTCGTCGAGCGCGTGATCGTGATGAAGAGCACCCAGATCATCGCCGACGCCTCGCCGCGCGAGGTCTTCGCCGACAAGGCCCTCATGGCCCGCACCAACCTCCAGGCTCCGCAGGTGACCGAGATCGCCCTCCAGACCGTCGTCCCCCTCGGCGGTTCGATCGCGCTGACGCCCGACGAGCTCGCCGACGACATCTCCGCCCGGCTCGGTGCCGTGCAGCGGACCGTGAACTGAGGAGAACGACATGTCCATGCAGGGAGGCCTCCCCATCGCCATGATCGCGGGAGATTCCGTGATCCACCGCATCCACCCGCTCGTGAAGATCGTGTGGGTGGTCGGATACGTTCTTCTCGCGTTCTCGACGCAGAACATCATCATCCTCTACACGATGGCTGCGCTCGCGTTCCTGTTCGCGGCGCTGGCTGGCGTTCTGCGCCCGCTCTCGAAGGCGCTCATCATCATCGTCCCGACGGGTGCGTCGCTGCTCGCGCTGCAGATCCTCGCCCCGGCGGCGCCGAAGCCGTGGACGTCGATCGGGCAGATCGGTCCCGTCGAGCTGTACGGCGACGGCCTGTACTACGGGTTCGTGCTGCTCGGCCGCATCCTCTGCTGCCTCATCCTCGCTCTCGTGATGGTCATGACCACGCATCCGAGCGATCTCTTCACGACGTTCGCCCGGCTCAAGGTGCCGTACACGTTCAACTTCATGCTGGCGATGACGCTCCAGCTGATCCCGGTGTTCCAGCGCGAGGTGGGCATCATCATGAGCGCTCAGAAGTCGCGAGGAATGAAGGGCAGCGGCTTCCAGGCCGTGCTGCCGAGCTTCGTGCCGGTGTTCGTCGGCGCAATCGAGCGAGTGCAGCAGCTGTCGATCTCGCTGGAGTCGCGCGGGTTCGGGTCTGACGGCGTGAAGACAAGCTATCGCCAGGTGCACGGCCGGCCGATGGACTGGGTGTTCGGCGTCGTCGGCATCTCGGTGATGGTGCTGCTCGTCGTGCTCTCGTTCATGAAGGGCTTCTGGAGCCTGGCGCACGAGGTGCAATTCGCTCCCGGTTTCGTGTTCTGGACGTTCGTGGTCGCCGCGTCGCTGTTCCTCGCGATGATCGGCACCGCGCTCGTCTTCTCCCTCAAGCGGTGACCCGCTCGACTCAACGGAAGGTACGCACAATGCAGGCACAGGATCGTCAGCATCACATCCAGGTGGCGCCGGGGGAGGTGGGGCGCTATGTGCTGCTGCCGGGTGACCCCGGCCGCAGTGAGCCGATCGCGCGGCTGTTCGATGAGCCGCGTCTGGTGGCGCGCAATCGCGAGTACGAGACGTGGTCGGGGTATCTCGACGGCGAGCTGGTGTCGGTGACGTCGACGGGCATCGGATGCCCGTCTGCGGCGATCGCGCTGGAGGAGCTGGTGAAGGTGGGCGCCGACACGTTCATCCGCGTCGGCACCTCCGGGTCGCTGCAGCACGATATCCGGTCAGGCGACCTCGGGGTGATCAACGCGGCCATCCGCGATGAGGGCACGAGCTCGCACTATCTGCCGATCGAGTTCCCCGCGGTCGCCGACATCGATGTCACGCGTGCGCTCGCGATCGGTGCCCGCTCGACGGGCAAGACCGTGCACGTCGGGGTGAGCCAGTCGAAGGACTCGTTCTACGGGCAGCACGAGCCGGGCCGGATGCCGATGGCGCGGCGCCTGCAGGAGCGCTGGTCGGCCTGGATGGCGGGCGGCGCGATCTGTTCCGAGATGGAGGCGGCTGCGCTGTACATCGTCGCGTCCACCCTGCGTGTGCGGGCGGGGGCATCATGATGATCGCAGGCAACCCCGACATGGTTCCCATGACCGAGGAGGAGCACGCGGCGGCCGCTGTCGGCAACCTGCTGCCGGCGGCCATCGCGGGTCTGCGCGAGCTGATCGCCCAGGACAGGGCGGCGGCATCATGAGCGCGCTGCCCACCGATCGTCAGCATCACATCCAGGTGGCGCCGGGGGAGGTGGGGCGCTATGTGCTGCTGCCGGGTGACCCCGGCCGCAGTGAGCCGATCGCGCGGCTGTTCGATGAGCCGCGTCTGGTGGCGCGCAATCGCGAGTACGAGACGTGGTCGGGGTATCTCGACGGCGAGCTGGTGTCGGTGACGTCGACGGGCATCGGATGCCCGTCTGCGGCGATCGCGCTGGAGGAGCTGGTGAAGGTGGGTGCCGACACGTTCATCCGCGTCGGCACCTCGGGAGCCATCCAGACCGACACCGAGACCGGCGAGCTGGCCATCGTCACGGCGGCGATCCGCGACGAGGGCACGAGCTCGCACTACCTGCCGATGGAGTTTCCCGCTGTCGCGCACCCGCTTGTGGTCGACGCGCTGCTGAGGGCCGCGCGCACCACTGGCGCCCGGTCGAGAGCGGGCGTGAGCCAGTCGAAGGACTCGTTCTACGGCGAGGTCGAGCCGGAGCGCATGCCGCTGGCCCGGGATCTGGCAGACCGGTGGCACGCCTGGCGGGCCGGCGGGGCGATCTGCTCCGAGATGGAGGCATCGGCGCTGTTCATCGTCGCGTCGATCCTGCGCGTCCGCGCGGGCGGCGTGATGCAGATGCACATGGAGGGCACGACCGATCACGATCCGCAGCGCACCCTGCTGCTCTCGACGGCAGTCGAAGCGCTCCGCGAGCTCATCCGCGCCGACCGAGAGGGCGGGGTGTGGCCCTGACGGCGTCGCCCGTGAACCTGTTCCACGAGCGGATGCGCGGGTTCGAGCGTCGCAACTTCATCCTCATCGTGCTCGATGGGTCGCTGTTCGCGTTCGCGATCTCGTTCCTCTCGGAGGCGACGATCATCCCGGCGTTCGTGCAGACGCTCACGGGCAGCGCCGCCCTGGTGGGGCTGGTCGGTGCGACCTACGCGCTCGGCCGGTACCTTCCTCAGCTCGTCGGCGCGCATCTGGCCCTGGGCAGGGCGCGGCGCAAGCCGGCCCTGTTCTGGATCGTCGTGGCCGAGCGCATCGGCATCCTCGCGATCGCACTCACGGCTCAGGCGGTGGGACTCTGGGACACCGGCGTGGTGGTGGTGCTGTTCTTCCTCGCGTTCTGCGCGTATGCGATCACCACCGGGCTGATCGGCCCGGTGTACGGCGATTTCGTGGCGAAGGCGCTGCCGCGCAGTAGGGGCTGGTATTACGGCATGTCGCAGCTGCTGGGCGGTGTCCTGGGGTTCGCGTCGGCGCTGACCGCCGAGCGCCTGCTGAGCGAGTGGGCGTTCCCGGTCGGCAACCAGATCGCGTTCTGGCTGTGCTTCGGGCTTTCGTTCCTGTCGATCCCGCTGGTCGCGTCGCTGCGCGACGAGGCGTATCCGGATGTCGAGCCGCGGCGGCCGCTCAGCAGGACGCTGCAGAGCATCCCCGGCCTGGTAGCGGGGGATACCGCCTATCGGCGCTTCCTCGGTGTGCGGGCGATTCTCGCGAGCGCGACGGCAGGGATGGGGTTCGTGGTCGTGCATGGACTCGCCGAGGGGTACATCAGCAACGCCGAGGCCGCTGTCGTGGCGGCCGTGTTCATCCTCTCGCAGGCCGCCGGCGGATTCCTGCTGAGCCTGCTGGGCAACTACCGTGGCTGGAAGTCCGTCATCGTTATGGGCGGCCTGCTGCTGACCGTGAGCATGACGGGCGCTCTGTTCGCGCATGATCTCGTGGGCGTCGCCCTCGTGTACGCGGCACTCGGGGCGGCCAACGCCACCACGATCATCGGCGACCCGAACGTCTCGATCGAGCTCGCGCCGCCGTCGCACACGAGTATTTACCTCGGCACCACATCGACGCTGCTCGCCCCGTTCTTCGTGTTCGGGCCGCTGCTCGGCGGTGCGGTGGCCGAGACGACGGGCTACCCGGTCATCTTCGTCGTGGCTGGCATTCTCGCCGCCGTCGGCTTCATCCTCTCCCTGTTCCTGCCCGAGCCGCGCAAGCTGAGGCGCGGCGAGGCCCGGCTGGTGGGTCAGCCGGGCACCACACCATAGGAGGCATCCATGCACCGCATGATCATCGACACCGACACGGCCGCCGACGACAGCTTCGCGCTGCTCGTCGGGTTGCTGCACCCCGAGGCGCAGCTCGAGGCGGTGACGATCGTCAACGGCAACGTCGGGTTCGACCAGGAGGTCCAGAACGCACTGATCACGATCGAGGCCGCGGGTCGCGGGGGTGAGGTTCCGGTGCATCCTGGTGCGCGGGTGCCGCTGGTCAGGGAGTGGCGGCCGGCGAGCGCGCACGGCGACGGGAAGGGCAATCACGACTTCTCGGCGCCGGTGCAGCAGCCGAGCGCCGAGGGCGCGGCCGAGGCGATCGTGCGCATCGTGAACGAATCGCCGGGAGAGATCGAGGTCCTCGCGATCGGGCCCCTCACGAACATCGCGACCGCGCTGTTCCTCGATCGCGACCTGCCGAAGAAGGTCAAGCACCTTTGGATCATGGGCGGTTGCGACAACTCGGTCGGCAACATCACGGCGGCCGCCGAGTACAACTTCTATGTCGACCCGGATGCCGCTGACATCGTGCTCGGAGCGGGGTTCGACACCACGATCGTGACGTGGACGCTCACGCTCGCGCAGGCGTGGTGGGACGAGAAGCAGATCGCGACGATCGGCGAGATCCCCACGTCGCTCGCGGAGTTCTTCCTCATTCTCGACGCCCCGACTACCGCGCACAACGCGAGCGTGGGTGTCGCCGGCAGCTCGCACCCCGACTCGCTCACGGCGATGCTGATCGTCGAACCTGACCTGATCCGCAGGTCGTCCGAGGTGTTCGTGGCGGTCGAGACCCGAAGCGAGCTGACGCTCGGCTACTCGCTGATGGATCGGCGTGCCGACAGGTCGGTGCCAAACGCCCGCATCATCGACGAGATCGACGCCGAAGGGTTCTTCGCCTCGTACTGCAGGCTGCTCGCCGCGGGTGCTGCGTCGGACGATGTGGGCTGACCCGGCGGCGTCCCTCTCGGCGGGAGGCGTGGCGCGATCTCGAGCTCGGTAGCCCGGCCGTTCGGAGGACCTGCACCGCCCTCCTCGTCAGGCTCTCGACCTGGACACCCTGACCTGCGACCGGAGAACCTGCGGTCTACTCCCAGCGGAACAGCAGTGCGGCCGTGACTGCGCCGATGACCACGGTGATGCCGAGGCTGAGCAGCTGCCCGATCGGCACGGGAACTCCTGCCCAGGCTGCGGTCAGGGCCTCGACGGCAGCACCGAACGGCAGCCATCCACCGACCTCCGCGACTGGATCCGGCAGTGCTTCACGACCTCCGAACATGCCGCCGAGGGCACCGAGGGCGAAGAACGCGACGAGTCCGAGAGCGACGGCCGCATTCGGCGTGGGCGCGATGGCAGCCACGATCAGGCCGACGCCGTAGAGCGCTGCCATCGCGAGTGCCAGGACTCCGAGTGCGGCGGCGAGGTCGACAGGCGGGTTCGCGCCGAACGCGAGAGCCGCGACGGTGGATGCCACCGCGATTCCAGCGATGATCTGAAGGGCGCTGACGATCGCCTGGGCGGCGAGCACCATGAACGGGGAGGCGGGGGTGACCGCGAGCCGGCGGAGGATGCCGGAGCGCCGGTAGTAGGCGAGAAAGCTCGGCATATTGATGATGCCGATCGTGGCGACCATGATGACCAGCACGAGAGGAAGAACGTACAAGTCCAGGGCTGTCATGCCGTTCGCGATGACGTGTTCCCCGGCTGATCCTGCGCTGGTCAGAAGGATGAGCAGTGGCAGGCCGATCGGGACGATGAGACCTGCCGTGTCTCGGACGACCATCTTCCCCTCGCTGACGATGAGGAGAAGCAGAGAGCGGATGCCGGGCCTGCGGGCCCGCACGGTGAGGGTCATTCCATCGTCTCCAGTTCTCTTCCGGTCAAGGCGACGAACGCGTCGTCGAGCGAATCGGCCCCCACCCTTGCGACAAGTCCCGAAGGGGTGTCCAGGGCGATGATGCTTCCAGCATCGAGCAGGGCGACTCGGTCGCAGAGCCGTTCAACCTCCTCCATGGCGTGGCTGACGAGCAGGATGGTGACTCCTTCGTCCTTCAGCTGCTCGACCGTCTCCCACATGTGACGGCGCGCCCTCGGGTCGAGGCCGGTGGTCAGTTCGTCGAGGATCACAGCACGGGGGCGGCCGGCGAGGGCGAGCGCGATCGACACCCGCTGCTGCTGGCCACCGGACAGCATCTCGAATCTGGTGCGCTGCTGTTCCTGCAGACCGACGAGCTCGAGAAGCTCGCCGGAGCTGCGCGCGTTCGGGTAGAAGCTCCTGTAGAGGTTGATCAGTTCGTTCACCGTGAGCGCACCGTGCAGGTATGCGTGCTGAAGCTGCACGCCCAAGACCTGCCGGACCTGGGCGCGGTCTCGGTGCGGGTCCAGGCCCAGGACCTCGACTCTGCCGCGGTCCGGGGAGCGGAGCCCGGCAATCATCTCGACCGTGGTGGTCTTGCCGGCTCCGTTGGCGCCGAGGATGCCGAACGTCTCGCCCACATCGACGCGGAGGTCGAGATCGGCGATGGCGACCTTGCCGCGGTAGCTCTTCGCGAGCCCGTCGGCGAGGAACGCCGGGTGGGTTCTCGTCATGGCCCCACGCTAGGCGGGGGTCGTCAGCGGTCGCGCGTGCAGGAAGTCATCTCTGCACACCGTGACTTTCCGCATGGGTGGGGCGAAGAACGTCCTCCTATCGTGGAAGCATGCAGAGACGGGGAACCGAGGCATGGGCGGGCTTGGCGATGCTGGTCGTGTCCGTCGGCGTGGCCGCCCCGACTCTGTTCGGAATCGACGAGCCGGCGGTCCCCAGCTTCTGGTGGGCCACTGTGTTCCTTCTCTTTCTGGTCGGCCTCATCGTCGCGACAGCCGCTCAACGTCAGGCGATACGGCACGGCGGCATCGTCGCAGCCGTCGGCTCCGCCTGGGTGCTGGTGATCACCGCTCAGAGCACCGGCATCTTGTTGATCCTGCTCGTCATCGCCGCGGCGACCAGTGTCTACGTCGTGCCGCTGTGGATCAGCCTCGTCATCGCCGGCCTCAACACCGCGGTGATCGCGATCATCGCGGTGCTGGGTGGTCGGGACCTGGTGGAAGGCACCATCCTCACCGGCTTCTATCTCCTGATTCAATCGGCGACCATCTTGAGCACGACTGCGCTCATCCGCGAGCAGCGTGCGCGACAGGAGCTCGCGCGGGCACACGTCGACCTGAAGGCGGCCAGCGTGCTGCTCTCCGAATCCGCCAGAACGATGGAGAGGCTGCGGATATCGCGCGAACTGCATGATCTCATCGGCCACCAGCTGACGGTGCTGACCTTGGAATTGGAAACGGCCCGCCATGTCGACGAGGCGAAAGCCCGGGTGCACACGGAACGGGCGAACGAGGTCGCGCGCGCGTTGCTGAGAGATGTCCGCGACACTGTCGGGCAGATGCGCACAGAGGCACCTGACCTCGAGCGGGCGCTGCGGGAGATGACCGATACCCTGCCAGGGCTCGAGGTCACGATCGACGTCGCGCCGAACGTCCACGTGGGAGAACGTGAGACGACGGCGCTCCTCCGCGCTGCGCAGGAGGTCGTGACCAACACACTTCGCCACGCCGACGCTCGCGAACTGTGGATCGAAGTGAGGCGGGACCGGGACAGCACGGTGATCCTCCGTGCCCGCGATGACGGCCGCGGGGCGACGCAGGTCCATTTCGGCAACGGTCTGCGGGGCCTTCGAGAACGGTTCGAGGAACTCGGCGGAGGCCTCTGGGTGGACGGAAGTGCGGGGTTCCAGGTCACCGTGAGGACGCCCGCGTGATCCGCGTCGTCATCGTCGACGACCAGGCACTGGTTCGTCAGGGCTTCGCTGGCCTTCTCGGCGTTGCCGGCATGGAGGTCGTCGGTGAGGCGGCGGACGGCAAGGCTGCACGAGAGGTGATCGTTCGCACCCGACCGGATGTCGTCCTGCTCGACATGCGCATGCCTCGCTTCGACGGCATCTGGGTTCTGCAGCAGTTGCGCGAGGAAGACATCGACGTCCCCGTCTTGGTGCTCACCACGTTCGATGAGGACGCGCTCGTGCTGGATGCGCTGCGCTCGGGCGCGCGCGGATACCTTTTGAAGGACATCACTCTTGAGCAGCTCACGCATGCGGTGGAAACCCTCGCCGCAGGTGGGACCCTCATCGCGCCCGCGCTCACTGACCGGATGCTGCGCGCGATTCGGTCTCAGGCGCCACCGGAGGACGCGACAGCGATCGACGGCGCGCGCGAGTTGACGGATCGCGAGCTCGATGTCCTCCGCCTGGTCGCTTCCGGCTACAGCAATCGTCAGATCGGCGACGCACTGTTCCTCGCGGAAGGAACAGTGAAGAACCACGTCTCGACGATCCTCGTCAAACTCGGGGCGCGGGATCGCACCAACGCAGTCCTCCGCGCGTTGCACGATGGGCTGCTCGGATGACCCGCCTGCCCGCCTGCGACCACCTGTCTCAGGCGATCGCCCTATCGATCGACACTCCCATCCATCACGAGGGAACGGTGCGGGTCGAGCACGCAAAAACAGGAGAATTGAGGGCCGCATGGGCAACGTGATCTACTCCATGATCGTTTCGCAGGACGGGTACGTCGCCGACGCCGACGGAGACTTCAGCTGGGCGCAACCCACAGAGGAGGCGCTCGCCTCCGTGAACGAGGAGATGAGCGAGGTCGGGACCTTTCTGTACGGGCGCCGCATGTACGACATGATGGCCGTCTGGGAAACCGACCCCGCTGTCGCGGCTCAATCAGCGGAATCGGCGCGATTCGCCGAGATCTGGAAACGGACCGACAAGGTCGTCTACTCGCGCGAGCCGACCTCCCGCACAGGGCTGCGACAGACGTTCGATCCCGCGGAGATCGCACGCCTGAAGGAAGCGACGGCACGCGACCTGACGGTCGACGGTCCGACACTCGCCGCCGAAGCGATCGCACACGGACTCGTCGACCGGATCAGTCTGCTGATCTGCCCGGTCACAGTCGGGGGTGGTCTCGCTTTCTGGCCGAAAGTCCGTATGAATCTCGAACTCCGCCGCCTCGAGCGCTTCGGGGGCGGCGTCGTCCACCTCAGTTACGACGTGCCAACCAGCGGCACTGTCGCGAAGGGAGCATCTTCGTGAGGATCGCATTCATCGCAGGCTTCGGTCCCGTTGCGCAGAACCCCGGTGTCGCGCTCGACTTCTGGTCGAACGCCATGGGGATCGAGTTCGATGGGATTGTCGCGGGTCACCGCCTCCTGCCCGGTCTGGACGGCGCAGAAGCCTTCGCGCTCTGGCCGCTGAAACAGGCTGCACAGGCGACCTTCGGTGCGGACCAGTGGCCACGAGACAGGCAGGTTCCGCAAGCATGGATCGAGATCGAGGTCGATTCTTCGCGGGCGGTGGCAGAGGTCGCACAGGCACTGCGTGAGAAGGGGCAGGAGATCCTCGTCAACGTGCATGAGGAGGCGTGGGGGCGGACGACGGCCCGCCTCCTCAGCCCCGAGGGCCTTCTGGTCGGGATCTCCCACATCCCCGCATCCCACCGCACAGCAGGCCCCGATCACCCAGCACCGAAGGCTGAGCAGGGAGCTCTGAACCCTGAAGTCGACGCTCGTGCGGCGCTGAGGCTCGAGAGTCTCCTGACGCTCGAGCGTCGCGGGTGGGATGCGCTCTGCCGCTCCGAAGGTGGTTCGTTCTACGGAGAGATCATGACGCCGGAGGCGGTGATGGTGCTCGTCGACGGATCGGTGCTCGACAGACAGGCGACCGTTCACGCGCTGAATGACTCGCCCCCGTGGTCGTCCTATTCCATCGAAGATGCTCGACAGGTCCCGACCGGCGAGACCACTGCTGCGCTGGTCTACAGGGCCACGGCTCATCGTCTCGGCCGGGATGAGCCGTTCTGCGCGCTGATGGCTAGTCATTACGCGATCGTCGACGGTAAGCCGGCATTGACGCTGTATCAGCAGACTGCCATCGCCTCACGATGATCACCGTCGCTCGTCAGGAAGCCACTGTCGAACAGGGACGTGAGGTCGGCTTCGCGGGGCTGCTGAGCAGGTCGTCGACGATGCTGCCGCTGGCGGCGCGGATGGGGGATCGATAGCACAGTCCGGCGGTGGCTGCAGGCAGCGCAGCAATACGGGCAGAGTCGCGGCGGGGTATCTGCCATTTCGATCGGTCCTGATCGGAAGGCAGTCCTCATGCCGAGGGCGCCGAGGACGATGCTGAGTGTGGCGAAATGGTTGATGACGGACATCAGAGCAACCTCTCCGCGCGTAGCCTTCCCGCCGGATGTGCAGATGGCTCTCCCTCAGAGGCCCTTCTCCTGTGCGATCTTGTTGCTGCGCTGGACGAATTTTGCGCCAAGTCCCGCGAACACTACGACAAGCGGAGTGCCCACGAGGAAGATTCCCGCCGAGAGTGATGGGAAGCCTGTCGCAAGCAGCACGAGGACTACTAGAGCCACAACGATGATTCCGATGTAGATCAGCCAAGATCGCATAAGTCAGCTTTCCTTCCAGGTCACATTCAGAACGGTGCGGATGAACGACAGTTGATCACAGATCCACCCTTGAGGTCTTACCACCACAGAGTCCGACCACCGCTGCAGATCCCGTTCGCGACCAGATAGGTCATGGCGACAGATCGATCCTGACGGGGCGTTGGAGATGATCCAGCAGGCTGCTGGATCATCTCAGTCACCCCATGGTGGGCGTCACTCGGCGCGGCGGGTGGGCCGTTCTGCGATGAGGGACGGTAATGATGTCGTGACCGTGACCCACTTCTGGGCGGTCGGCGAGATCCAACCGGCCAGGTCGAGGGCGAACTGAAGATCCTTGCCGAGGTCACGCTGATGGATCGGCTCGTGGTGGGCGGCTCGGTTCCGCACGTAGTTGAGCTGTTGCATCCGGAAGGCCACGTTCTTCTGCCTTGTGCGGAGATCCGGATGCCCGAACGGAAAAGCTGCATGGGTTGAGGGGATCCAGAGCGAGGTCAGATAGCGGGATTCCACCAGGTAGCGCCAGAACCCGAGGGAGAGCTCCGCAACGACGCGACCGTGTATCTCCTTGCGCTTTCCTTTGCGTGTTGCCCGGTCGCGCGCCTGCCGGAGGTCCTTGAGCCCTTGAGCATCGACGGGAATCGTGTCGAGCCAGGATGCTCCATCACGCTTCCGCTGTGCCCAATCGCGCAGCTGTGCGTCGAGCGCGTTTCGCGTGATCACTTCGACCATCGACGTCAGTTCCATGGCGCTGGCGGCGGCGCGCATGTTCCACTCGTAGAGTTCGAACGCGTCGGTCGTCGTGCCTCTGGTGGCGCGAACGTACGAACCCAGGCGCTCGGCGGTGACGAGGGGGAGGAGCGCGTCGTAGTCCTCGGGTGTCAGGGGTGCCCGCTCGGTTGACATTCAGGATCCTGGTCGTAAGCTAGTTCACGAAGACCCCGGAACGATCACTGGCAATGGCCACATCGCCGGGGTTTCGTCTTGCCACCCGGGATTAGGCTCCCGGCCCTGCGGGCGCTTCGCGTGACGGCGTCACCGGGAGCCTAATCCCGGGTGGCTCGCTGCCTTGTCGACGCGCCCTGCGCTGGGTGAGCTCGCAGTGAAGAAGGTGGAACACGCGGTGCAACCGGCACAAAACCGGCACAAGCCCCGCATGCGGCGCGTTTCGTCTCGCTTCGCTCGCTCAACGACCGGGCTTCACTCGCATAACAACGAGGCCGGAGCAACCAGGAGCGCGGCCCAGAAACCGTCCCTCACCAGGGCAAAGCAAAACCCTCGCGATGTAGAAGCTACGCGAGGGTTTCTGGGACCGTTGTAACGACGGTCCTTGTGGCTCCGACCGGCATCGATCCGGTGACCTTTCGATTTTCAGTCGAACGCTCTACCAACTGAGCTACAGAGCCGCGCGGCACTTCGAGAACTGCCGCGTCCTAGACGAAGAGCCTCCTCGAAAGAAGGCTCATCGCTCGGAGCGACCCTGACGGGACTTGAACCCGCGACCTCCGCCGTGACAGGGCGGCACGCTAACCAACTGCGCTACAGGGCCATAACTTTTCAATTGTATCGGAAGAGTGACCCCAACGGGATTCGAACCCGTGCTACCGCCGTGAAAGGGCGGCGTCCTAGGCCGCTAAACGATGGGGCCGAAGAGATTCCCGGGGGTTTCCCTTGCCGACGCTCAAGCATAAGGGACGAAGAAGCGAAAAACGAAATCGGGGCGGTTCCGCTTCCATCCCGGGCGTTTCGGGTGGACGATAGAGGGGTCTCGCATGCGCGTCCGAGTGCTGCCCGAGTGCTCTGCGAGGCACGCCACCTGTTGCGGATGTGACGAATGTTGTTAGTGTTACAGCTGTGAAACCGGCGGAAGGAGCCGAGTGAACGAGGTAAGACTTGCGGACGCCCGATCCGCAGGCGACGACGACTGCGGCTGCACGCCGCCCCCTGCCGACCGCTCTTCCCTGCTGGCGAATTCGAAGGTCACTCGTCGTGGAGCGATCACCGTCGGCGCGCTGAGCGCCATCGCCCTCACCGCATTCGGAGTCTCCCACACCACGCAGACGGCCCAGGCCGCCGACTACCCCAGCTGGGACGACGTGCAGCGCGCCAAGGCGAGCGAGGCGGCCAAGGCCGTCGAGATCACGCGCATCGAGACGCTGATCGCGCAGCTGACCGATCAGGCTGCCGCCGCCGAGGCGGCAGCACGTAAGGCCGGCGAGGAGTTCTACGCCGCGCAGCAGGCCTACTTCGACCAGGCCGCCAAGGCCGAGGCCCTTCAGACGCAGGCCGACGAGCAGGCTCAGATCGCCGACGAGAGCGCCCGCAAGGCCGGCCAGGTCGCCAACCAGCTGTACCGCAGTGGCGGAGACGAAGCCGCCCTCGAGCTCTTCCTCTCCGAATCGTCCAACGGCGCCGACGACCTGCTGGCCCGCCTCGGCAGCATGGACAAGCTCGTCGAGTACAACCGCACCGTCGCCGAGCGCGCAGCATCCGCTCGTGACACCGCTCAGT
It encodes:
- a CDS encoding ABC transporter ATP-binding protein, producing MTRTHPAFLADGLAKSYRGKVAIADLDLRVDVGETFGILGANGAGKTTTVEMIAGLRSPDRGRVEVLGLDPHRDRAQVRQVLGVQLQHAYLHGALTVNELINLYRSFYPNARSSGELLELVGLQEQQRTRFEMLSGGQQQRVSIALALAGRPRAVILDELTTGLDPRARRHMWETVEQLKDEGVTILLVSHAMEEVERLCDRVALLDAGSIIALDTPSGLVARVGADSLDDAFVALTGRELETME
- a CDS encoding sensor histidine kinase; this encodes MLVVSVGVAAPTLFGIDEPAVPSFWWATVFLLFLVGLIVATAAQRQAIRHGGIVAAVGSAWVLVITAQSTGILLILLVIAAATSVYVVPLWISLVIAGLNTAVIAIIAVLGGRDLVEGTILTGFYLLIQSATILSTTALIREQRARQELARAHVDLKAASVLLSESARTMERLRISRELHDLIGHQLTVLTLELETARHVDEAKARVHTERANEVARALLRDVRDTVGQMRTEAPDLERALREMTDTLPGLEVTIDVAPNVHVGERETTALLRAAQEVVTNTLRHADARELWIEVRRDRDSTVILRARDDGRGATQVHFGNGLRGLRERFEELGGGLWVDGSAGFQVTVRTPA
- a CDS encoding response regulator, coding for MIRVVIVDDQALVRQGFAGLLGVAGMEVVGEAADGKAAREVIVRTRPDVVLLDMRMPRFDGIWVLQQLREEDIDVPVLVLTTFDEDALVLDALRSGARGYLLKDITLEQLTHAVETLAAGGTLIAPALTDRMLRAIRSQAPPEDATAIDGARELTDRELDVLRLVASGYSNRQIGDALFLAEGTVKNHVSTILVKLGARDRTNAVLRALHDGLLG
- a CDS encoding dihydrofolate reductase family protein; translated protein: MGNVIYSMIVSQDGYVADADGDFSWAQPTEEALASVNEEMSEVGTFLYGRRMYDMMAVWETDPAVAAQSAESARFAEIWKRTDKVVYSREPTSRTGLRQTFDPAEIARLKEATARDLTVDGPTLAAEAIAHGLVDRISLLICPVTVGGGLAFWPKVRMNLELRRLERFGGGVVHLSYDVPTSGTVAKGASS
- a CDS encoding DUF4440 domain-containing protein, with translation MRIAFIAGFGPVAQNPGVALDFWSNAMGIEFDGIVAGHRLLPGLDGAEAFALWPLKQAAQATFGADQWPRDRQVPQAWIEIEVDSSRAVAEVAQALREKGQEILVNVHEEAWGRTTARLLSPEGLLVGISHIPASHRTAGPDHPAPKAEQGALNPEVDARAALRLESLLTLERRGWDALCRSEGGSFYGEIMTPEAVMVLVDGSVLDRQATVHALNDSPPWSSYSIEDARQVPTGETTAALVYRATAHRLGRDEPFCALMASHYAIVDGKPALTLYQQTAIASR